One window of the Effusibacillus pohliae DSM 22757 genome contains the following:
- a CDS encoding TOTE conflict system archaeo-eukaryotic primase domain-containing protein, producing the protein MYNEFFTITNFREKLLPRLSDTHVCCALCGRSFPRLWASHLKSHADFLEPQRKLKRIRKPEKLVELEQQEHPDGPVDPWMERQETLSETYARLFGPTSLINALVEKTLELYAPSRMEWTLMEQLENKAEWFTITPESTGWPCNRLTREALKKHFRGRHTVGVKSRFKSKTKVVVFDVDAVPQWGESAADAQMRAKQVVRALVKVMKRHQLEPHVSASGGKGYHVSLFFDEMISHTMARNLFVYFTNHPDVSMDRVSVECLPLTKAIKLPLGIHWEAKTFCGFVDAFTLTPLTDPYRYYLQIRPIPRKLLDQFEAERKALKARKRKIRMDDSWSAAATEMAFKLGIEARGTRHNTTLRAAAYAVNHLKPGSYDELLEILVDWSQKQYQLNGANIRTRWFAHLKDLDHIAKYVWEHRFTGGIQASVDFTAGDVHWIRSKTPNLAAQRLLLAALYQYRMVGGYFYFGFARMQQLTGMAKDSLVDAIRELRDERGVLKIVENYSHQTGLRKSKTNQYTLTEVPGTQDIDTVLATITSGTWTVDLWYRLLLKLFTRQQLKKAYPFSYHRILAVIENKRIAG; encoded by the coding sequence ATGTACAACGAATTTTTTACGATTACGAACTTTCGAGAAAAATTACTGCCCCGTCTCTCGGACACGCACGTTTGTTGCGCTTTGTGCGGCAGAAGCTTCCCCCGGTTATGGGCGTCACATCTGAAATCTCATGCCGACTTCCTGGAACCGCAACGGAAATTGAAACGGATCCGAAAGCCCGAAAAGCTTGTCGAACTGGAGCAGCAGGAACATCCGGACGGCCCAGTTGATCCGTGGATGGAGCGTCAAGAAACCTTGTCAGAAACCTACGCCCGGCTTTTTGGGCCGACCAGCCTGATCAACGCCCTTGTTGAAAAGACACTGGAACTTTATGCGCCCAGCCGGATGGAGTGGACACTAATGGAGCAACTGGAGAACAAAGCGGAGTGGTTCACGATTACTCCCGAGTCGACCGGTTGGCCTTGCAACCGCCTGACCAGAGAAGCCCTCAAAAAACACTTTCGTGGTCGGCACACCGTGGGTGTCAAATCCCGCTTCAAATCGAAAACCAAAGTCGTGGTGTTTGACGTGGATGCGGTGCCCCAGTGGGGAGAATCGGCTGCCGACGCCCAAATGCGGGCGAAACAGGTCGTCCGTGCGCTGGTCAAAGTGATGAAGCGCCATCAACTCGAACCCCATGTCTCCGCAAGCGGTGGCAAGGGGTATCACGTCTCCCTTTTCTTCGACGAGATGATCAGCCACACAATGGCTCGAAACTTGTTCGTGTATTTCACCAATCACCCTGACGTGTCCATGGATCGAGTCAGCGTGGAGTGCCTCCCCCTCACCAAAGCGATTAAACTGCCCCTGGGCATCCACTGGGAGGCTAAAACGTTCTGCGGGTTTGTGGACGCTTTCACTTTGACGCCACTGACCGATCCGTACCGTTATTACCTTCAGATTCGGCCGATCCCCCGGAAACTCCTCGATCAATTTGAGGCGGAACGGAAAGCTCTAAAAGCTCGCAAACGAAAAATCCGAATGGATGACTCCTGGTCGGCGGCCGCCACCGAAATGGCTTTCAAACTCGGGATTGAAGCACGTGGCACCCGCCACAACACGACCCTGCGGGCGGCGGCATATGCGGTCAACCACCTGAAACCAGGCTCATACGATGAGTTGTTGGAGATTCTTGTTGATTGGTCCCAAAAACAGTACCAACTTAACGGCGCAAACATCCGAACGAGGTGGTTTGCGCATTTGAAGGACCTGGACCACATCGCCAAATATGTGTGGGAACACCGCTTTACCGGGGGAATTCAGGCGTCGGTCGATTTCACGGCTGGAGATGTGCATTGGATCCGAAGCAAAACACCGAACCTGGCGGCGCAAAGGCTCCTCCTGGCGGCGTTGTACCAATATCGGATGGTTGGAGGGTATTTTTACTTTGGCTTCGCCCGCATGCAACAGCTTACCGGCATGGCCAAAGACTCGCTCGTGGACGCCATTCGGGAACTGCGGGATGAACGAGGGGTTTTAAAGATTGTGGAAAACTATTCCCATCAAACGGGTTTAAGGAAGTCAAAAACGAATCAATATACCCTGACAGAGGTTCCTGGTACCCAAGACATCGATACAGTGCTCGCC